The DNA region AGAACCTTTCTGAGCTAGATATTCCTTACAATTGCGcttccaatgtccaggcttatTGCAATGGAAGCAAACATCTTCTTTTGTTTTAGGCTTTGCAAGCCCCTTAGAAGTGTTTGTAGTTTGCTTCTTCTTAGGTTTGAATTTGTTGGAAGGAGCAGAACGTTTCTTTCCTTTCCTTTGTGGTCCTTTCTTCGTCCCATACGAGGAACCCACTAGGAAAacagatttttcattttttatggtGGTTTCATATGTAGTAAGCATATTAACTAACTCTTCAAGGCTAgcctccatcttgttcatattaaaattcACCACAAACCCATCAAACGATGCTGGCAATGACAGTAACAGGATGTCTGTAGACAACTCATTTGGTAAGACTATTTCTAGTCCTACCAATTTTTCGATGATCCCAATCATCCTCACActatgctcatggaccgaggtcCCATCTCGCAAACGTGTAGTCATGAGTTCCTTGACGGCTGCATGCCTCAACGGACGAGTCTGTGCACCATACAACTCTTGTAGGTGTGTGTAAATGTCAGTGGCATTAACAGAATCCTCAAACCGCCTCTGTAATTCATTTGACATCGAAGCTACCATATAGCTCTttgctttcaagtcatggtcccaccatttctctagtttttccaactcatcaacagGTGCATTGGCTGCTGCCTCTTTTGGAGGAGCTTTAGTGAGCACATATGCTatcttttcaaaatttaaattcctTAGCGAGTCTTGATAATTCGGTCCGGTTAACTTGTTTTGATCAAGAATCACATATAATGGATTTCGTGTCGTCATCGTAAACATACTGAAATTGGAAACAGATAAAAGTTACTgactattttaaatattttataagacgtaaaatatgaacttttattttttaCGAATtacctcccactattttgacattttcaccaccatCTGATGAAAAATGGGAAATCTAATTTCCTAAGTGATTACGTAAGGCCCAATTGCTAAATCATGATTCCAATTATCTTGGAAAATCACTAATTTTCAAAAGGTAGATCCCAATTGCAACTTcttgcaacccttacgtaattttgtctcacgtttgatgaGAGCCCATTATAGATGCTCtttctcttcacgtgtcaagcccgACTCATCAATATTGAACCTTAGTGGACGGTCACCATGAGATCCCCATTATCTAGGCCAATGTCATGGGAGtttcacgtagttcacatcaaatatgtcagtggaagtcacagctctCCGGCGTCCAGACCTCCCTATTATCTAGGCCAAGGTCTGACCGCGGGTAGcattcatcatgcaaccaccgttgatggaaAACAAGGAAatattaaactttcttttaatttttccttttaatgagctttgatataaattttgaatttcattcaaaatgagggattttaattttttgaaaatttgtcaTCATTTAAAATCTCATGTCttacttgtttgtttgttttttttccggattcatgcaactatgtTTTATTCATGCAACGTCAAAcgtataaataaaatatacaaaCAACATTCATCATACATCACATGCATAATTAATAAATGTAGATGATTACGGCCTTTTTTCCTATGTGATCCATGTGAGCCACATCGTGGATCGTTGATCTGTCTAGGGTAATGCAGGTATGCAATGCAATCCTATTACACTGCAGCTTCTATTTTACAAGTCTCCATTCCTCTGCTCCATCTTCTAATTTATACCTCTCACTAATTCTAATGAATTACATTTGACTATTAAATCGTGAAGACAGTAGAATAGGGATACAAACCGGGGTGGGTAACATCAGAAAGTAGAGAGAGTGCAGGCCCAATTAAATATTACAACATTAATATTTAATGAATACCTAAACATTCACCAAAACACATTGGTCGAGGCCAATAATCATCCACCATGCTAATATCTCAATATATgcaatattattaattaattacatcatatgaaattaataatattaataaattacaTCACatgtaattaatataattaatttaatctatCGTTTCCATTAATCGCATTTCAATTCAAAATTAATTTCTAAttgattaattttaaattttgtggtaaaatcatattttacctttaatcataatattaattgagaataagattaataaattaaataaaacaattttatttaatttctaattattcaaatttccaattaattttaaaatctctATTTTACaccaaataaattaaaaatcaaattttaaatagattAAGCATTATGATTAATTctttagaaaaataaatttctaaaaATCGAGAATTGGACATAAACAAATTgagtttatattttaaaatatcatacttATGGAAATGAGATGGACATCATCTTCATGAAAGATGAAGCCTCCTTTAAAAACTGTATCTTTCATTATCAATTATCATGTTTTATTAATtggccaaataaaattatttgttGCCCATCACTTTTCATCATTAAGAAACCATATTTCTCATCTTCTTCGCTGCATCTTTATGCAGTGTCCAAATTCCTTTCCGATccgattaattaattaataatcgattaattttgtaaacaatctataaattaattattgaacatAAATATGAATCAAAGTACAAacgtggctctgataccactgttgggttTTTTCCCGAAAACCAAATCTAAAACGCAgcggaaatttaaaatttttcagaTATACAATATTTTAGGGACAATCGATTGCATTTGATCCATATTTAGTATATAcatgtaaataaaataaatacacgAATAGAGATTACCACACGACCTAGATCGTGCGTGGTGACAACAATCTTGTTCAAATTTGACTGCACGGCTTGACTTTGCTGCTACCACGAACCGCCAAAATCCGGTCCACCAACTATATATATCTTCCTCAAAATAGTTGACATTAGACAACTATCCGATTTTTTTCAAACAAATCAAGAAGcacaaaaatcaaataaaatttatttttcaattagcCGACAGCGAAGTTGAGAAAGAAAAACAATAATTATGGAAGAACCATTCTTCAATCCCTTATATTTAAATTTCTCTGCTCAATTAATGAATGATTGTCACATTATAATTCAATTCTTCCgtatataaattaaattccatttgcatttgcatttctTACACTTTAAATGCTTTGTCcccaattatatatatatatatatatatgtgtgtgtgtgtgtatttatataataataattcaacaaatccaatattacaaaaatataacttttattCGATTTTTCGTGCTTACTTATAATCACTATTATAAGCCTtgaaatttaatcatattaaatttattattattaaatccaactctttgaatttaattatttttttgttcgGGTAGATAACAATCAGtatttgtgtgaccctcaatggttcaggaatACAGCTAGCTGTGAGTTCACAacttctttgtgattcagaacaacatttgttcttattcgagcttaccctaattaacttcattcttttcatcaaccctttgatcaagaatgtcaaaaccCAATTCTGATTTCACTCAACGGATCACgttaagagcgtctagtagcatcgccccatgatcccctaggtatcactgatagtgcctgcaagaacattATGCTATGGTTAATGTACAGTATGTTCCCTTCAACCAAGTATATCCGGattgaatctgcaaccattggtatatcgagagttacTAATTAATTCGATAACAATATGATGTATCTctgattaataataataatagcttcGGATGTGCAACTAGAGAATCACCTTCCCTAAAACATATTtattgctctggccagagacatcttgcactattaacttaTCAGattacataggatatcttcacccatagGTGATtggtgaatccccaactacaatatattggctcctacgtatttcgaaactacacccaacctcgccaccttatGACCCTCAGTGgaatcggtaaacgagtcaaagtgcATGCTAATACGCAGAGCCTCcatattgtcccgggtcaaaggattAATGGTGTACGACCATAACCatggactattccactcgataagtgataaccacttgaaaagtctgAGGGAatgttgttcagtgcatcatcacatgatcacccatctgtatgAATGGAGCTCTTCATGCCCTTGTCAATGAAACATAACGTTttcatcacatatgctagtctcaagctcgagcgacctttatccttgttttaggcggctgaattaACTAGGAACcgatttagaatatacagtacacttcctaatgagtttcatgatcttacgttgaaaGGCAGATCTCATGGTacttattgtatattcaaggactttatctatgcagcttgcatggatatacagataaagtaaatgtcataatatgattaaaatcaaaaaatattattaaaataaagattgttgtaCATTAGTCATTAAAACcctagccacaagttggcttgtcgggcacctactctaacagggTTCAAGTCGAGTGTCTATTTTATTTGTACCCATTGTCATCCCTAGTCATTTCTACCATAaatattaattcaagaaaacatgtTGGACAAAATGAAGCAAGAAATTTCATTCCAAAATAAAGCGAGCCCACaacatattttgttaattagtGTGTAGATCGATCATGTCATTCCTGAATTTTCTATACTTGTGAATATTCTAATCTACTTTCCAATTTAagagatatcaatctcaatacaAGAATACCTCAAAAGAAGATCTCAAGAAGCCAATCCAAACGTCCTGAAATGGACGGCAACGTTGGTCTCAGCAGTGGAAGCCTCGTGCAAATGGACAAGAGCAAACACCAGAAATTCAGAATAGGTTGCAGCAAATGTGGTTGTTCCTTAGGAAGGATCATTTGCATCGTGGCGCATAATTGAAGCCTTCTGGATATCTCACCTTCTCAATTTCCTTTCCAAGAAAATCAAGAATGGTGTCAGTCACATGGTTAGGTGCACATCCAGCATCCAACATCAGCTTCAAGAACTTGTAAGCATCCTTAAGTCGACCCGCCTTACTATGCACTTGGATAAGCGTATTATATGTAACTACATCAGGATTTATACCACTAGTTTTCATTTGTTGAAACAGTTTGTTCGCATCATCGATTCGGCCAGCCTTTCCAAGGGCGTTGATCAAGGTATTGTACATCACAATGTCGAGATAACCACCTTCTTTTGTTAATTTGTTGAGAACAGCATTTGCGAGATCGGCTTTTCCCATCTTTCCCAGACCTTGAATTATCACGTTGTATGTTGCTACGTCTGCCGGACTAACAGTCTCGCCCATGGCATGAAGGACCCCCCATGCCGCCTTGAAGTACCCCTTCTTGACAAAAGAACTCATTATGGAGTTGTAAGTAAAGGTGATTGGGTTGACACCCATATCGGTGAAAATCTCAAATAACTTGCAAGCTAAACTCAACTTCCCTTTGGACAGAAAAATAGATAAATAGGTGTTCACCATATCAATATCAAAAGAATCTTCACCTTTAGCCATCACTCGAACCCCCCGCGTCAGCGAGAAAGATTGAGAAGGATGATGATCGGAGGTGACCCAATTCGCCAGCAGATCCATGTACGGAGAAGATGACCAACTGTCATTTTCGTCATAAAGGAATTTGTCATCTTCTGAACCAAGTGAACCATCACCTTTCATATCGACTACATTTGAGACATTCAAAATCTCGGCGACATCATTTCTTGATGGAAACATGGTTGTCAAGTCTCTCGTCTTGCTTTGAGGACCCTTTAATAAACCTTCCATGGAGGATTTCCAACTAAGTAGAGCTGGAACCAAATTCCCATCTCTAACATGTTTCATGAGCCGCTCTGTCCAATCCCACCGACCTTGCTTGTAAAGTGCAATCAACAACGAGGTCACAGTCACCAAGTCAATGACAAAACCACGTGCCGCCATCTCTTCCACCAACTGGAATGCCTCCTCGAGTCGATCCTCCCGACAAAGTTGCAAAATGACAATGCCATAAGTAACACCATCCACGAAATCATTACCTTTTCTCTTCAAGTCACAAAACATAGTGTAAGCTGCTTCATCCCTGCCGTTTTTATACAACCCATCGATGAGTATATTATACGTCCAGCACGAAGCCCTAACACCATCGTCATCAACCATTCTCTCAAAAAGATTACAAGCTTCCACTAGCCTTCTTGACTTGAGCAAACCATTAAGGAGGGAGTTATAAACAACAGTTCCCGCACGTATACCATTACACTGCATCTCATTGAAGATTTTCAATGCATCATTGGTCCGGTAAGATTTAGAACAACCCTGAATAAGAATTTGATAGGTATATGCGTCGGGCTCATGACCCGAGGATCCCTTAAGTTCCTCCCAAACAATGAGGGCATCATTCACCTTCCCAAGCAAGAAAAGCACATGGATGAGGCTGTTATAGGTGCACAAATCAGGATCAAAGGAACCACTTTTTTCCTTCATCTCTTTAAACAAACTGAGAGCTGTAACAAAGTCACCCCAACAACCAAATGTGTGAATGCATATATTATAACCATGTCTATCCAAGGGATACAGCTTTGTCGCCCGTAGTTTACCGAAAACTTGTTTGAATTGATCTTTCATGTCTGCCTTCTTGAGACCGACAAGTAACTCGTTACAAGCAATAGCATCAGGAATCACAACCCCATTACCAAGTGCGGAGGATGAGTCCAAAAGCTTGAGGAACATCGACAAAGCAATGCCAATTTGATTCTTCCTCACAAGAGCAACAAAAACAGAGCTGTATATATCAGGACTCAAACAACTAATAACATTTGAGTCTCTCTCGACATAATCCAAAACATCCAAAGCAGAGTCAAACTTGCCACACCTAATGAACGCATCAAGAATCAGTTTAAAAGTTGATGAATTAAGCACCAACCCATCATTCCTCATGGAGGAGACCAGCTCAAAAATATCGTTACTATGCTGATGGGTTCTAAGGCAAAGGATTTTAAACATTTGGGAGTAGGTGTCGACAGAGTGTTTGTAATTAGGCCTAAACGAGCACCAGTGAAAGAACTCCAATTTCTTGGAAACATCAAGAGAATTACGGCGGAGAGTTTGTAGAACAACATCTTCAGACAAGGGAATAAACTCGCCATTTTTCTCAAGATAATGAATCCCTCCAGGGTTTTGTAAAGCTTTATCAATGGAGGCAACTAACAAGAGGTCTGCTGCCGCCCTTTTAGCAGCAACCGTTTCGTTTGCGGCTGTGGTGAATCTTGTCCGAAAAGTGGCAGAATAAAGAAGAAGACTTGCCGTATTACCTCTTCGGCCATGTTGCATTATCCTCTCTGTAAATcccatttatatataatatccaTTAGAAGTTTCGATAAATCGATGGCCAAATTCGAAAAGGGTCGAGACCAAACACATAGGGACTGGGAAAATCGACGGCTGGCTCCCTCAATCTATTTCTTTTAAACCTGATCGAGTAATTCAGATatccgattttttttttaattttaatttgtagaaaatactataaatttaattaaaataaatttgtgttATTTTAGTTATATATTTTAGTCAATGATGTTAATATaccaatattttttattttttattttctaacataattcaattaaagaaaacCTTCGATTTGAATTTAATACATAAAAAAACAGGAGTACTCGAACTCGAATACCCGATTATTTCGTGTTAGTGTTCGATCATTCAGATATATAAACGTAAAACCCAAAACCCCGACCTACTTGAACACGAATAACTCAATCCGTGCCCTCCATGTTACCTGTCAATGGGAGGTAAAAACCATTATACACGATCAGTCAGTCATAGAGACACAGCCCTTGCTAGAAGTTGGACGGTCTGATTCAATCAtctatttgcacaagtaaagcTACGACTCGGTAATTCTTGTGCTAAAATTTTGCAATCTACATTATTGCTCCAAAATTAGTAAAGTTTTTGTGTTGATCCATTAAGCGTCTTTACTACAACTTTGGCGTCTGATTCAGTGATCACTTGATGTTTTTGTAAAGCTTTTAACCTGCGTATGTATCGCTCCGGAGGCTTGTTCCATCACGTTGTCGTCTACTTCGAGATTGGTTTGCGAAGGTGTTCTGAAAGCTTATTTGCTTCCTGCCATTGCTTCAACAGCTTCTGAAAGACACTGTGGAAAATCCATTCCAAGAAAGACAGCTTATGGATTCGGTGGGTTAATCATGTGGTATAGCAAGTATGACAGTGTGTGGTGTTGGGATTGCCGGAAAGAGGACTCGCCTCTCATCAAACAAATCATTCGAATTAGAGATATATTGGTCGACAGAAGGGGGTCAATAGCTGAAGCCATCGGTTGCTTACCGTCGTGGTTCGGCCGAGATGGTGGATTGTCTAGTGCTTATGATTTCTTCATTCTCAAGGAGGCTCGGTGGCCATGGAAACCGCtactcatgaaatcatgcattCTCCCAAAGCATTGATTTGTACTGTATTTCAAATTTACATATTTaatgaatataaattaattaaaaaaaaaaataatacagTCCCATGGATGCACTAAATATCAGGCCTTCTGGCTTGCTCTTCTGCTTCCAAAATACATCATTTCTATTCTGTCAAAATGCTCCAAACCAAGACTATCGTGATCTTCATCTTTCTTTTGTGATTTTCGACATAATAATATTTACAgtaaaatataacatataatatttaatttaaataataattaataaaaaaaattaccttttgtttttaaaattatatataaaaaatgattaattttatatcagaatcgatattttgtaaaataataTTGATGACTATTAATTTCTtattaaatacaattttaaaataataaatctatgTAATGAAATGTACATTCAGATAAGATTTTATTATAGATatcaataaaatcaaataaactcattcagtaattattaaatataaattttaaagtattgatatgattttcaccattaaaatttaaaatataactaaaaaaataagtattcataaaaattttattttttgtttgtcgtattaattagtttgatttcaaaataattaataaagttATTAAAATGACAAATTCTAATAAttgatcattataattatatttattataaaaattatgtcatatattatttttacaataGAAAATGACTTATGTGTATTTTGATTGTTCAttaatatctttttttttcatgtattacgtatttaagattttgattgatgattgATTTTGACGATCAAATGCATGTATTTAAGTATTCCATTGGttatacaatttaataaaataatcatgTCTATAATATATACATTTGTTATATATAGtttttttcctcaaattttcatatattttttgaatttatactatattttaaaatcaaaataaaaattatatatgtattacaTTATAAATTTTCATATGGAAAACTTCTTACTTGAAAACCATCAAataattttcatatacattaatGCTGTATTTAGTTCATGGGATTAggtgggtttatgattattaaacTCACCTAATCAAGCGTTTGGTtcgatttttatttaaccaactcAATCCCTCCAATAaatgattatgttatattaGATAGATTAAAATAATACATCATCGCCCTCTAGAATTATTTATCTCACTCTTAATACATCCTATATTTCTAATTTTATCATTctcctaaatccaaactcaaCACCACTTACTTCCACCGACCGCCCACCGCCAACCCCTGCCGCCGGCCGACTGCCCACCGCCGCCGACCGCCGACGCCACTTCCGGTCGATCGTCGCCTCCTCCTCCGGCCGGTCGCCGCCGCCACTTCCGGCCGATCGCAACCACCTccggccgaccgccgccgccACTTCCGGCCGACCACCACCGCCACTTCCGGTCGATAGCCGCCACCGCTTCCGGCCGACCGCCGACGCTTTCGACCGACCGGCCGCCGCTCCCCGCCGACGCACAAATGGAATggcaattttgtcaattcaccaaaaaattattaattattgcaTTCTTAtccatcataccaaacataatattattttatcattatatattatatttttacttCAATCATTCTTCTTATCATTtctctcttaatcatttcattatcCTATTCTCCAAACCAAACGCAACCTAAATAATAAAGaactattaaaaaataaattatatttttcatcaatctttcaatttttttctttgatttttacATGATTAAGTCTATGTTAGCCTAGCAATCAATTTATAAGCCACACtttaattatacaaaatttagaAAGGAAGAAAGTATTATTTGCTTAAATTTGTGGGCAATTGATTTAGTCCTTAACTAGTATTTGATATAATTttgcaattaattaaattttattgtaattaaatatttttaattaatataaaaaattacgaAAATACCAGAAACTTCAAGAACCAGTGAACCACCAAATTCTAGAAGCCTCTCGAATCCCATGAACTCTCCAAAATTTATCCATTTCCCCGTATAAAATCAGCGTCACCGCTCACTTTCTTCCATCTCGAAGTATTCTGCGAATTCGTATCTGTTCTTTAAGAAATTTCTCAGAAAATTGCACGGAAATGGCGTTGATTCCAAGCTTCTTCCGCCGCCGATCCAACGACGCTTTCGATCCGTTCTCCCTCGATGTATGGGACCCGTTTGAGGGCTTTCCGTCCAGCTCCCACTTCAGGCAACTTTCCGACAACATCCGCTCCAGTCTCCCCTCCGAGATGGCATCGTTCTCCAACGCGATGATCGACTGGAAGGAAACTCCCACAGCCCACGTGTTCAAGGCCGACGTTCCCGGGCTGAGGAAGGAGGAGGTGAAGGTGGAGCTGGAGGATGACCGGGTTCTGCACATCAAAGGCGAGAGGAAGAGGGAGATGGAGGAGAAGGGCGACACGTGGCACAGGGTCGAGCGCAGCAGCGGCACCTTCATGCGGCGTTTCAGGCTGCCGGAGAACGCCAAGGTGGATGAGGTGAAGGCGAGTATGGCGGATGGGGTTCTGACTGTGACTATTCCGAAGGTGGATGCCAAGAGGGCCGATGTGAAATCTGTTGAGATTTCTGGTTGaaattttcttctcttttagataGATTTCATGAGTGTCAGTTACTTTGAATCTTGTTTTTCGAGGGTTTTTGTGGGTTTGAAATCTCTGGTTGAAATTTTCCTCTCTTCAAGATAGATTTCATGAATGTCTGTTACTGTGAGTCCTGTTTTCGAGTGCTTTTGTGGGTTTCTAGTCTGCGTAGCTGATGAGTCTGTGTTTGTAAATATCTTGATAAACAATGGTAATGGAATCTTGTTTTCCTGTAACATTGGGctgtaatttttattttattcccTTGATCCTTTATGGTTTAGTTCGAAACGATGAAATTTGCGACCAACATGGAACCAGAACTATCAGGTATTGGAATTGGAATATCGTTTTTGCATTTGATTAGTACCGGGAAGACAGGGCAGAGTGGGTAAGATTTCTGGGAGGGTACACAATAGACCACAAAAGAACAGCACTGGGAAAGCTGCAGAAATCACTAATATTATACAATTTTTTGGCCAGCAATGACACTGATTTAGCCATGCTCATACAGAGCGAGTTAACAGTTGGAGGAGCAGAAAATGTCGAGATTGTTGCAGGACAACGGTTATATGACCATTGGAAAGTATGTTGTTGAGCTGTTGCAGGAGCTCATGAGCGTACATTGAAGTGAAAAAGCCAGGAAACCACGAATGCAAACACCATGCAAGCCAACAAGAAGTTGAGGAATCGGTGACCTGGCAACAAGTTTCGAACGTCTGATGATGGTGCAGGCGCCGTGGTTAAGGCAGCGACATCGGTCACGTTGTTGCACGGTTCTGTTGATCCAATGTCGTATACGCCAGTAACGTTTTGTGCTATTGATCCACATATCTCACAAGTTCTGCAAAATGGAACATCAAGATTCAGTTAAGCATGCGATGGCCTGCGCCTCGCCTCGTAGGGATTGGGACCAGATGTATATCAGCAAATCTACAAACAAGTCCACCAGAAAGAAAGAGGGCTGGTAGCAGTTGTTTAACCGAAACATATAAAGACTATCTTTACGTTGTGCTTACGCTAGTAATACGCTTTATGAGAATATTTATTAAGAAATAAATCCTTTGGCTAAAACACATTAAATATGATGATGAGATTGTGATAACTGATCAAAGAATGGAAATTACTTTGTTTCCTTCAAGTCCTGAAAGAGTTCACAATAACAGCAAACGCGGGGCGACAGCGAGGATTTTAACGTTCCAGAGTCGTTCGTTTTTTCATTTCATTAACGCTAGCACTAAAGATGATTCAGAGACTCAAAGATCAAGTATATACTTCATATTATTCAGAGAGAATCCTGCAATGGATGGATCAAAAGATTCTATCTTTATATCTTATCATCGATTATATAGATTATCCCTGTCATCACACGGCTTCGAAAGTAAAACGTGGCAAGTTCAAACAATTTGATGTTGTACAATAAACGCAAGCTTAAATAAACACGTTAGCATGTTGGGAGTTCTCAGTTAAGAT from Primulina tabacum isolate GXHZ01 chromosome 14, ASM2559414v2, whole genome shotgun sequence includes:
- the LOC142525188 gene encoding LOW QUALITY PROTEIN: pentatricopeptide repeat-containing protein At4g01570 (The sequence of the model RefSeq protein was modified relative to this genomic sequence to represent the inferred CDS: deleted 1 base in 1 codon) — protein: MGFTERIMQHGRRGNTASLLLYSATFRTRFTTAANETVAAKRAAADLLLVASIDKALQNPGGIHYLEKNGEFIPLSEDVVLQTLRRNSLDVSKKLEFFHWCSFRPNYKHSVDTYSQMFKILCLRTHQHSNDIFELVSSMRNDGLVLNSSTFKLILDAFIRCGKFDSALDVLDYVERDSNVISCLSPDIYSSVFVALVRKNQIGIALSMFLKLLDSSSALGNGVVIPDAIACNELLVGLKKADMKDQFKQVFGKLRATKLYPLDRHGYNICIHTFGCWGDFVTALSLFKEMKEKSGSFDPDLCTYNSLIHVLFLLGKVNDALIVWEELKGSSGHEPDAYTYQILIQGCSKSYRTNDALKIFNEMQCNGIRAGTVVYNSLLNGLLKSRRLVEACNLFERMVDDDGVRASCWTYNILIDGLYKNGRDEAAYTMFCDLKRKGNDFVDGVTYGIVILQLCREDRLEEAFQLVEEMAARGFVIDLVTVTSLLIALYKQGRWDWTERLMKHVRDGNLVPALLSWKSSMEGLLKGPQSKTRDLTTMFPSRNDVAEILNVSNVVDMKGDGSLGSEDDKFLYDENDSWSSSPYMDLLANWVTSDHHPSQSFSLTRGVRVMAKGEDSFDIDMVNTYLSIFLSKGKLSLACKLFEIFTDMGVNPITFTYNSIMSSFVKKGYFKAAWGVLHAMGETVSPADVATYNVIIQGLGKMGKADLANAVLNKLTKEGGYLDIVMYNTLINALGKAGRIDDANKLFQQMKTSGINPDVVTYNTLIQVHSKAGRLKDAYKFLKLMLDAGCAPNHVTDTILDFLGKEIEKVRYQKASIMRHDANDPS
- the LOC142524388 gene encoding 17.4 kDa class I heat shock protein-like, giving the protein MALIPSFFRRRSNDAFDPFSLDVWDPFEGFPSSSHFRQLSDNIRSSLPSEMASFSNAMIDWKETPTAHVFKADVPGLRKEEVKVELEDDRVLHIKGERKREMEEKGDTWHRVERSSGTFMRRFRLPENAKVDEVKASMADGVLTVTIPKVDAKRADVKSVEISG